Proteins from a genomic interval of Niabella soli DSM 19437:
- a CDS encoding glycoside hydrolase family 99-like domain-containing protein → MNEVSTDIKCLAFYLPQFHPIPENDEWWGKGFTEWTNVGKAKPLFKGHQQPVVPADLGYYDLRIPEVREAQAKMAREYGVHGFIYYHYWFGNGRQLLQRPLTEVIESKKPDFPFCVCWANESWSGIWHGSPDKVLIKQEYPEGDIQQHFDYLIKLFEDPRYIRVNDCPLFIIYDGVGLPDPKAYLTSLRNEALKRGLKGLYIVASNINPDGWDSIATGFDGRISFAYNKVKYDLIRKERKRLFYKVLRTMSSSLFGKQYQKVVRIDQREIVDRILFENNKGTVFPMVLPNWDNTPRSGKNGVVITNTTPELFRLQLLKAIDFLKEKQSSEQFLVIKSWNEWAEGNYVEPDAVNGYAYLNVIKDCLGAIK, encoded by the coding sequence ATGAATGAGGTAAGTACAGATATTAAGTGTCTCGCTTTTTACCTGCCGCAGTTTCATCCTATTCCAGAAAATGATGAGTGGTGGGGTAAGGGATTTACGGAGTGGACCAATGTTGGCAAAGCGAAACCCTTGTTCAAAGGGCATCAACAACCTGTAGTGCCGGCAGATTTGGGTTATTATGACTTAAGAATTCCGGAGGTAAGAGAAGCTCAGGCAAAAATGGCCAGAGAGTATGGGGTGCATGGATTTATTTATTATCATTATTGGTTTGGTAATGGACGCCAATTGCTGCAACGACCTTTGACTGAAGTAATAGAATCTAAAAAGCCAGACTTCCCTTTCTGTGTATGCTGGGCAAATGAAAGTTGGAGCGGCATTTGGCACGGGAGCCCAGACAAGGTCTTGATTAAACAGGAATATCCGGAAGGCGATATACAACAGCATTTTGATTACCTGATAAAATTATTTGAAGATCCGCGTTATATAAGGGTAAATGATTGTCCGCTTTTTATTATCTATGATGGTGTGGGATTGCCTGATCCGAAGGCCTACCTTACGAGCTTACGCAATGAAGCGTTGAAGAGAGGGTTGAAAGGTTTGTATATTGTTGCCTCAAATATTAATCCCGATGGTTGGGATAGTATAGCAACAGGCTTTGATGGGAGAATTTCTTTTGCATACAACAAAGTTAAATACGACCTTATCCGAAAAGAAAGAAAAAGGCTTTTCTATAAAGTGTTACGTACAATGTCTTCAAGCCTTTTTGGGAAACAGTACCAAAAAGTTGTTCGCATTGACCAGCGGGAGATAGTTGACAGAATATTGTTTGAAAATAATAAAGGAACTGTTTTTCCAATGGTGCTACCCAATTGGGATAATACTCCCCGAAGTGGTAAAAATGGAGTGGTTATTACAAACACGACACCTGAACTCTTTCGATTACAGTTATTGAAGGCGATTGACTTCTTAAAAGAAAAACAAAGTAGTGAACAGTTCCTGGTTATTAAATCATGGAATGAATGGGCAGAAGGAAACTATGTAGAACCGGATGCGGTGAATGGATATGCTTATCTTAATGTGATCAAGGACTGTTTGGGTGCCATTAAGTAA
- a CDS encoding glycosyltransferase: MDTTNSKKLLYFIPFNIAKNNAGAITRAWALLEGFRACGLTVDYAHSTDTWGAPMSTEEVRQIKNTGLVRSVFSLSRKPKGPGELDSWLRYRAQRLVRDLSPKRSLGNFVTVYNQETFNKILKKNTYDYIVISYVHWANFIRDNRYTGNAKLIIDTHDFMTAQETVWKHFNIGHAFADEMKRVNFFDEIWTISVEEQYLFRQFTEKEVVHIPYATTDHTVEDQPDKKYDLLYVASDNRHNIKAAEWFFKEVYPRLDPSLRICVIGGIHKHVQDHPAIEKIPYADDLTPYYLQARVAICPMLTGTGVKIKVIEALSYGLPVVCTPKGVDGLLNKTGNGCVVANSGTAFGNAINKLLSDSVYYDEMKEDGARFFQKNHSRQHFLKILSRKFTDIKGYE; encoded by the coding sequence TTGGATACGACGAATAGTAAAAAACTTCTTTATTTTATTCCGTTTAATATCGCTAAAAATAATGCCGGTGCTATTACAAGAGCCTGGGCATTGCTGGAGGGCTTCCGGGCTTGCGGACTTACAGTTGATTATGCGCATAGTACAGATACCTGGGGCGCGCCGATGAGCACAGAAGAAGTAAGGCAAATAAAGAATACAGGGCTGGTGCGGTCTGTTTTTAGCTTAAGCCGGAAACCAAAAGGGCCAGGGGAGCTGGACAGTTGGCTACGCTACCGGGCACAAAGGCTGGTACGTGATCTTTCGCCGAAGCGCTCCCTGGGGAATTTCGTAACTGTTTACAATCAAGAGACGTTTAACAAAATCCTTAAGAAAAACACCTATGATTATATCGTGATCAGTTATGTGCATTGGGCCAATTTTATCAGGGATAATCGTTATACGGGTAATGCAAAATTAATTATCGATACGCATGATTTTATGACAGCCCAGGAAACGGTCTGGAAACATTTCAATATAGGTCATGCTTTTGCAGATGAAATGAAAAGGGTGAACTTTTTCGATGAAATATGGACTATATCTGTTGAGGAGCAATATCTGTTCAGACAATTTACAGAAAAAGAAGTAGTGCATATTCCGTATGCCACTACAGATCATACGGTGGAAGATCAACCCGATAAAAAATACGACCTTTTATATGTGGCAAGCGATAACCGGCATAATATAAAGGCTGCCGAATGGTTCTTTAAAGAAGTATATCCCAGGTTGGATCCATCACTTCGTATATGCGTAATAGGGGGCATTCATAAACATGTTCAGGATCATCCGGCTATTGAAAAGATTCCCTACGCGGATGATTTAACCCCCTATTATTTACAGGCACGCGTGGCTATCTGCCCTATGTTAACGGGTACGGGGGTAAAAATAAAAGTAATAGAAGCTTTGTCTTACGGACTGCCTGTGGTTTGCACACCAAAGGGTGTGGATGGGTTGCTGAATAAGACGGGGAATGGTTGTGTGGTGGCAAATTCGGGAACAGCGTTTGGGAATGCGATAAATAAATTATTGTCAGACAGTGTCTATTATGATGAGATGAAGGAAGACGGCGCTCGGTTTTTTCAGAAAAATCACAGCCGGCAACATTTTTTAAAGATTCTTTCGCGGAAATTTACTGATATAAAAGGTTATGAATGA
- a CDS encoding glycosyltransferase family 2 protein produces the protein MTTKSPFTVALLIATYKWPEALQLVLKSVLYQSRKPDEIIIAEDGDDPYTAQCITAFQEKYGIAIKHISHDDRGFRKSLIMNKAIKEIRADYIIEIDGDIVMHREFIADHIKGARSGFFVQGSRALISKWRSLELLQTRNIESLHSFMRGLRNRFNSLRVPIFSWCFKVNPCHSHKVKGCNLAFWKKDYVKVNGYYSGFKGWGREDSELGERLMNLGVKMKKLKLAAVTYHIFHTFNSRGNLDQNESIYRETVNYKYSYRPNGYLEA, from the coding sequence ATGACGACAAAATCACCCTTTACCGTAGCATTATTAATTGCTACTTACAAGTGGCCCGAGGCATTACAACTGGTATTAAAAAGTGTATTATATCAAAGCCGGAAGCCCGACGAAATTATTATTGCAGAAGACGGAGATGATCCGTATACGGCACAGTGTATAACAGCGTTTCAGGAAAAGTATGGTATTGCGATAAAGCACATATCGCATGATGACAGGGGCTTTAGGAAAAGCCTGATCATGAACAAAGCGATAAAGGAAATCAGGGCAGATTATATTATAGAGATTGACGGCGATATCGTAATGCACCGGGAATTTATTGCCGATCATATCAAAGGCGCCCGGAGCGGTTTTTTTGTACAGGGAAGCCGGGCGCTGATCTCCAAATGGCGTAGCCTGGAGCTGCTTCAGACAAGGAACATCGAAAGTTTGCATTCTTTTATGCGGGGCTTGCGGAACCGGTTCAATTCGTTGCGCGTTCCTATTTTTTCGTGGTGCTTTAAGGTAAACCCCTGTCATTCGCATAAAGTAAAGGGATGTAACCTGGCATTCTGGAAAAAAGATTACGTAAAGGTAAACGGTTACTACAGCGGCTTCAAGGGCTGGGGCCGGGAAGATTCGGAGTTGGGCGAGCGCCTGATGAACCTTGGCGTAAAGATGAAAAAGTTAAAGCTGGCCGCCGTTACCTATCATATCTTCCACACCTTTAATTCCCGCGGTAACCTGGATCAGAATGAAAGCATTTACCGGGAAACCGTAAATTATAAATATAGTTACCGGCCCAACGGGTACCTGGAGGCCTGA
- a CDS encoding cupin-like domain-containing protein: MQLQELDKLESISPEDFKKKYYQQCKPVVIKDLARQWPAFTKWNWDYFINIVGEKEVGVYNNVKSDSYTPINTADAYMKFGEYLERVKKGPVDLRIFLFNIFQHAPQIVGDFSWPDAYMTGFVKKFPMLFVGGEGAITHMHFDIDMSHILHTQFIGKKRVLLFPFEEQHKLYRKPWEVLSLANYAHYHEKFDYDNFPAVKNAQGYEVILEHGDTLFMPAGYWHHMEYIDAGFAMSLRALQSSLSGKLKGAWNLFGMRNIDTLMKKTAPKWWYDRKIKQLHAAAEQTL, from the coding sequence ATGCAGCTACAGGAATTAGACAAGTTGGAATCCATCAGTCCGGAAGATTTTAAAAAGAAGTATTATCAGCAATGCAAACCGGTTGTAATAAAAGACCTTGCCCGGCAATGGCCGGCGTTTACCAAATGGAACTGGGACTATTTTATTAATATAGTGGGTGAAAAGGAAGTAGGCGTTTACAACAATGTAAAAAGCGACTCGTACACACCCATAAATACCGCGGATGCCTACATGAAATTTGGCGAATACCTGGAGCGGGTAAAAAAAGGGCCGGTGGACCTTCGCATCTTTTTGTTTAATATCTTTCAGCATGCTCCCCAGATCGTGGGCGACTTTTCCTGGCCGGATGCCTATATGACAGGGTTTGTTAAAAAATTCCCGATGTTATTTGTAGGGGGCGAAGGCGCCATCACCCATATGCACTTCGATATTGATATGAGCCATATCCTGCACACCCAGTTTATCGGCAAAAAAAGGGTATTACTCTTCCCTTTCGAAGAACAACATAAACTGTATAGAAAACCCTGGGAAGTATTAAGCTTAGCTAATTATGCGCATTACCACGAAAAATTCGATTACGACAATTTCCCCGCAGTTAAAAATGCACAGGGCTATGAAGTAATCCTGGAACACGGCGATACTTTATTTATGCCCGCAGGCTATTGGCATCATATGGAATATATTGATGCAGGTTTTGCCATGAGTTTAAGGGCCCTTCAAAGCAGCCTTTCCGGCAAGTTAAAAGGCGCCTGGAACCTCTTTGGCATGCGTAATATTGATACCCTTATGAAGAAAACGGCGCCAAAATGGTGGTACGACCGTAAAATAAAACAACTGCATGCGGCAGCGGAACAAACATTATAA
- a CDS encoding carbon-nitrogen hydrolase family protein has translation MKIALAAPPFPQSIDDGLFWLGQLVKEAASQQAEIVCFPESFIPGYPGMGYPEKDRSADKLQDALDKACVIAAKNTICIILPMDWPCQSGFLNVAFVISAEGIVLGYQAKNQLDPSEDTFWTPGTQRTIFEVKGVKFGITICHEGFRYPESVRWAARNGAAIVFHPHFNGSNTHGISLTEWGHKNNPYYEKAAILRAMENTIYFASCNYASLYPESASSLIDPTGNCTIHAEYGNPGVITANIDPALATGLLAKRFKPENYSL, from the coding sequence ATGAAAATAGCCCTGGCTGCTCCCCCATTTCCCCAATCTATTGACGACGGTTTATTTTGGCTTGGTCAACTTGTAAAAGAAGCTGCTAGCCAGCAAGCTGAAATCGTTTGTTTCCCTGAATCATTTATTCCCGGCTATCCGGGTATGGGATATCCTGAAAAAGATCGTAGTGCAGACAAATTGCAAGACGCATTGGATAAGGCTTGTGTTATTGCTGCAAAAAATACCATTTGCATCATCCTGCCAATGGACTGGCCATGCCAATCCGGCTTTTTGAATGTGGCGTTCGTTATTTCGGCTGAGGGCATTGTATTGGGCTACCAGGCAAAAAATCAATTGGATCCTTCCGAAGATACTTTTTGGACACCCGGCACCCAAAGAACTATTTTTGAAGTAAAGGGTGTAAAGTTTGGCATTACAATCTGTCATGAAGGATTCCGCTATCCTGAATCGGTCCGTTGGGCTGCCCGCAACGGAGCTGCAATTGTTTTTCATCCCCATTTTAATGGCAGCAATACCCACGGTATTTCGCTTACCGAATGGGGTCATAAAAACAATCCTTATTATGAAAAAGCCGCTATATTAAGAGCGATGGAGAATACCATCTATTTTGCCAGTTGTAATTATGCCTCCTTGTATCCGGAATCTGCCAGCAGCCTCATTGACCCAACAGGCAATTGTACAATACATGCCGAATATGGTAACCCGGGGGTAATAACGGCAAACATTGATCCGGCTTTGGCAACCGGCCTTTTGGCAAAAAGGTTCAAACCTGAAAATTATTCTCTTTAA
- a CDS encoding shikimate dehydrogenase family protein: MQLYGLIGFPLSQSFSKKFFTDKFEREGIADCRYELFEIPAIGHLADILSAYPELQGFNVTIPYKQEVLRFLDEVDSEAAAIGACNCIKITAGRLKGYNTDAAAFETTLLQQLQAHHTHALILGTGGAARAVKYVLNKLGITYKYVSRSPKEGVLTYNDLTPEVMNTYTLIINSTPLGSFPKTEGKPAIPYDLLTPRHYLYDLVYNPPLTAFLNEGQQRGALVKNGYDMLVGQAEESWRIWNEK, encoded by the coding sequence ATGCAACTGTATGGTTTAATCGGATTTCCCTTAAGCCAGTCTTTTTCAAAAAAATTCTTTACAGATAAATTTGAAAGAGAAGGCATTGCTGATTGCCGATACGAACTGTTTGAAATTCCTGCCATCGGACACCTGGCGGATATTTTATCCGCCTATCCGGAGCTGCAGGGGTTTAATGTTACCATTCCCTATAAGCAGGAAGTGCTTCGCTTTTTGGATGAAGTGGATAGTGAAGCTGCGGCTATAGGCGCCTGCAACTGCATAAAAATAACAGCGGGCCGGTTAAAAGGCTATAATACCGATGCAGCGGCCTTTGAAACCACCTTGTTGCAACAATTACAAGCACATCATACGCATGCGTTGATCCTGGGAACCGGCGGCGCTGCCAGGGCCGTAAAATATGTATTAAATAAATTGGGTATTACTTACAAATATGTATCCCGGTCGCCAAAAGAAGGAGTGCTGACGTACAACGACCTTACACCCGAAGTAATGAATACGTACACACTCATTATCAACTCAACGCCGTTGGGCAGTTTCCCCAAAACAGAAGGTAAGCCCGCTATCCCTTATGATTTGCTCACTCCCAGGCATTACCTGTATGACCTGGTCTATAACCCGCCGCTGACCGCATTCTTAAACGAAGGGCAGCAAAGAGGCGCCCTTGTTAAAAATGGATATGATATGCTGGTGGGGCAGGCGGAAGAGAGCTGGAGGATATGGAATGAAAAATAA
- a CDS encoding phosphosulfolactate synthase — MKFNLTQMPERLVRPRTNGITMVMDKGLSVDEAKSFMSVSYPHVDIVKLGFGTAVVTPNLEEKIAVYRSYDIPVYFGGTLFEAYLVRNQVDDYIAICKHFGISYMEVSDGSITVPHAEKCGYIEKLTQHGTVLSEVGSKDATHIIPPYKWIELMKAELEAGSSYVIAEAREAGNVGIYRGTGEVREGLVQEILTQIPSEKIIWEAPQKAQQLYFLELVGCNANLGNIPPNEVIALEAMRIGLRGDTFELYLDNKTAF, encoded by the coding sequence ATGAAGTTTAATCTAACACAAATGCCGGAACGGCTCGTGCGCCCGCGTACCAATGGCATTACAATGGTAATGGATAAGGGGTTAAGTGTTGATGAAGCCAAAAGCTTTATGAGTGTTTCTTACCCTCATGTTGACATAGTAAAACTGGGATTTGGTACGGCCGTAGTGACCCCCAACCTGGAAGAAAAAATTGCAGTGTACCGGTCTTATGATATTCCGGTTTATTTTGGAGGAACCTTGTTTGAGGCTTATTTGGTGCGCAACCAGGTTGATGACTATATCGCTATCTGTAAGCACTTCGGGATCAGCTATATGGAAGTAAGCGATGGTTCCATTACGGTTCCGCACGCGGAGAAATGCGGTTATATTGAAAAACTGACCCAACATGGAACGGTTTTAAGCGAGGTGGGCAGTAAAGACGCCACGCATATTATTCCCCCCTATAAATGGATTGAGCTGATGAAAGCAGAGCTGGAAGCCGGTTCTTCTTATGTAATAGCGGAAGCGCGCGAGGCGGGGAATGTGGGGATCTACCGCGGAACAGGGGAAGTGCGCGAGGGGCTGGTGCAGGAGATCTTAACGCAGATCCCTTCTGAAAAGATTATTTGGGAGGCGCCGCAAAAAGCACAACAACTGTATTTTCTGGAACTGGTGGGCTGTAATGCCAATTTGGGCAATATACCGCCAAACGAAGTAATTGCCCTGGAAGCTATGCGCATCGGGCTGAGAGGAGATACGTTCGAGTTATACCTCGACAATAAAACAGCGTTCTGA
- a CDS encoding penicillin-binding protein 1A, producing the protein MPSIEELENPTITQASEVFAADGTPMGKYYLPNGNRTLVKYRDISPNVINALIATEDKRFYDHAGIDLKGTLRAIFLLGREGGGSTITQQLSLALFAQRASNRAVRVIQKLKEWIISVKLERNFTKEEIIALYLNAIPFSDNVYGIRNAAKTWFQKEPDRLSVEEAALLVGMINGPGIYNPRRNPKLALDRRNLVITRMVENGNLSSAQGQQLQATPIRLNYKKIDENTGYAPYFRDVLRDELKTILKGLKKPDGSSYSLYEDGLKIYTTINPLMQQYAEEAVYMQAPNLQRALVRQSFIKDGSVWKGHENILERAMKESDRWKNMADDGFSDKEIKATFFKPVPMKVFAWNANKSKDTVMTPYDSIKYHRTMVQSAFMVMDPVTGEVKAWVGGIDFKTYKYDHANLRTKRQVGSTIKPFLYADAVEERNMTPETMVEDVQQDFGNGQLVPATSKSCSGRTMTMASALAWSKNCATAYIMKQVGTAQFVNFLQRINIPTKVPSFPSIALGACELSLFEMMWGYSIFGGRGFSTKPYFISRIEDRNGNVIKRFDYSVNRKEAISEATAYTMTRMMQGVVDKGTAAGLRARLGAAEMAGKTGTTNDNADAWFMGFTPQLLGGVWVGCDDRFIRNDSKGGFGGEAARPIWEAFFRKVYADKSLGINRDEKFPEPPTMDNETLSADPSIYVTSDSTSPTAEGADAGVGSAQDYMQNNQEYIGPESKPIQDDSKPQRDSVKKDATKPAKEKPIGAPDEPRKKKGLFNRIFGKKEKN; encoded by the coding sequence ATGCCTTCGATTGAGGAACTGGAGAACCCTACCATTACACAGGCTTCGGAAGTATTTGCTGCGGATGGTACGCCTATGGGTAAATATTACCTGCCAAACGGCAACCGTACTTTAGTAAAATACCGCGACATCTCTCCCAATGTGATCAATGCCCTTATTGCCACAGAAGACAAGCGCTTTTATGACCATGCGGGCATCGATCTGAAAGGAACCCTTCGCGCTATATTTTTACTGGGACGGGAAGGCGGCGGCAGCACCATCACCCAACAGTTATCGCTGGCCCTGTTTGCCCAAAGAGCCAGCAACAGAGCCGTTCGTGTTATTCAGAAACTGAAAGAATGGATCATTTCCGTGAAACTGGAACGTAACTTTACAAAAGAAGAGATCATCGCTTTATACCTCAACGCCATTCCGTTTAGTGATAACGTATATGGGATCCGCAATGCCGCAAAGACCTGGTTTCAGAAAGAACCGGACCGTTTAAGTGTTGAAGAAGCGGCTTTGCTGGTAGGTATGATCAATGGGCCGGGCATTTATAATCCCCGAAGAAATCCCAAGCTGGCGCTGGACAGGAGAAACCTGGTAATTACCCGTATGGTGGAGAATGGCAACCTTTCTTCGGCCCAGGGGCAGCAACTCCAGGCAACCCCTATCCGCTTAAACTATAAAAAGATAGATGAAAATACAGGCTATGCCCCTTACTTCAGGGACGTGCTAAGGGATGAGCTGAAAACTATTTTAAAAGGCCTGAAAAAGCCGGACGGTTCTTCCTACAGCCTCTATGAGGACGGGTTGAAGATCTACACCACTATTAATCCGTTGATGCAACAATACGCCGAAGAAGCAGTATACATGCAGGCCCCCAACCTTCAACGGGCGCTGGTCCGACAGTCGTTTATCAAAGACGGGTCGGTCTGGAAGGGTCATGAAAATATTTTGGAGCGCGCGATGAAAGAAAGCGATCGCTGGAAAAATATGGCCGATGATGGTTTTAGCGATAAAGAGATCAAGGCTACTTTTTTCAAACCAGTACCCATGAAGGTATTTGCCTGGAACGCCAACAAAAGCAAAGACACCGTAATGACGCCTTATGATTCGATCAAATACCACAGAACAATGGTACAATCGGCCTTTATGGTGATGGACCCCGTTACGGGGGAAGTAAAGGCCTGGGTAGGGGGTATCGATTTCAAAACCTATAAATACGACCATGCGAACCTGAGAACCAAAAGGCAGGTAGGATCTACGATCAAGCCTTTTTTATATGCCGATGCGGTGGAAGAAAGAAACATGACCCCGGAAACAATGGTAGAAGATGTGCAGCAGGATTTTGGGAACGGACAGTTGGTTCCGGCAACCAGCAAATCATGCTCTGGGCGTACCATGACGATGGCCTCTGCCTTAGCCTGGTCAAAAAACTGTGCAACAGCCTATATTATGAAACAGGTGGGCACTGCCCAGTTTGTCAATTTCCTGCAGCGGATCAACATCCCCACTAAGGTCCCCAGTTTCCCTTCCATTGCGCTAGGCGCCTGCGAGCTCTCCCTCTTTGAAATGATGTGGGGCTATTCCATTTTTGGCGGGCGTGGCTTTTCCACAAAACCTTATTTTATCAGTCGCATTGAAGACCGGAACGGTAATGTTATTAAACGGTTTGATTATAGTGTAAACCGGAAGGAGGCGATTAGTGAAGCCACGGCCTATACCATGACCCGGATGATGCAGGGTGTGGTAGACAAAGGTACCGCTGCCGGGCTGCGGGCACGATTGGGCGCGGCTGAAATGGCCGGGAAAACCGGTACCACCAATGATAATGCCGATGCCTGGTTCATGGGTTTCACCCCGCAGTTATTAGGCGGTGTTTGGGTGGGTTGCGACGACCGCTTCATCCGTAATGACAGTAAAGGCGGGTTCGGAGGCGAAGCGGCACGGCCTATCTGGGAAGCCTTCTTTAGAAAAGTATATGCAGATAAATCATTGGGTATTAACCGGGATGAAAAATTTCCGGAACCGCCCACCATGGATAATGAAACCCTGAGCGCGGACCCGTCGATCTATGTAACTTCTGATAGTACGTCGCCCACCGCGGAAGGAGCAGATGCCGGCGTGGGTTCCGCGCAGGATTATATGCAAAATAACCAGGAATATATAGGGCCTGAATCCAAACCCATACAGGATGACAGCAAACCGCAAAGGGACTCTGTAAAGAAAGACGCTACCAAACCGGCAAAAGAAAAGCCCATCGGTGCACCGGACGAGCCCAGGAAAAAGAAGGGCCTGTTTAACCGGATCTTTGGCAAAAAAGAAAAGAATTAA
- a CDS encoding aminotransferase class I/II-fold pyridoxal phosphate-dependent enzyme, with the protein MADIFERLIKNYGPIGQHRERAHGYFAFPKLEGEIGSTMKFRGKDVIVWSLNNYLGLANHPEVRKADAEGAAQYGLALPMGARMMSGNSNLHEQLETELAAFVHKDDAILVNFGYQGMVSLIDVLCSRHDVIVYDAESHACIIDGLRLHAGHRFVFKHNNIEDFEKQMDRATALIEKQKSGGILVITEGVFGMAGDQGKLKEIVALKSKYNFRLLVDDAHGFGTLGKTGAGAGEEQGVQDQIDVYFSTFAKSMASIGAFIAGDRQIIDYIRYNIRSQIFAKSLPMPLVVGNLKRLDLLRTQPALKEKLWDNALKLQKGLKERGFDIGTTDSVVTPVYMKGGVEEATAMVMDLREHHKIFCSIVVYPVIPKGHIIYRLIPTATHTDADIEATLNAFSDVKAKLDAGAYKTNAIPDMAEH; encoded by the coding sequence ATGGCAGATATTTTTGAGCGGTTGATAAAAAATTATGGACCGATCGGGCAGCACCGTGAAAGAGCGCATGGATATTTCGCATTCCCAAAACTGGAGGGCGAAATAGGAAGCACTATGAAATTCAGAGGGAAAGATGTTATTGTATGGAGTTTGAATAATTACCTTGGTTTAGCTAATCATCCTGAAGTCAGAAAAGCGGATGCAGAAGGCGCCGCACAATATGGGCTGGCTTTGCCTATGGGAGCAAGAATGATGAGTGGCAACTCTAACCTCCACGAGCAACTGGAAACAGAACTGGCCGCCTTTGTACATAAAGACGACGCCATCCTCGTAAACTTTGGTTACCAGGGTATGGTAAGCCTTATTGATGTTTTGTGCAGCCGCCACGATGTAATTGTTTACGATGCGGAAAGCCACGCCTGTATCATTGACGGCCTGCGTTTGCACGCCGGGCACCGTTTCGTATTTAAGCATAATAATATTGAGGATTTCGAAAAGCAAATGGATCGCGCCACTGCGCTGATTGAAAAACAAAAATCAGGCGGCATCCTTGTTATTACCGAAGGCGTATTTGGCATGGCCGGCGACCAGGGTAAATTGAAAGAAATCGTTGCCTTAAAAAGCAAATACAACTTCCGTTTATTAGTGGATGATGCGCATGGATTCGGAACCCTGGGAAAAACAGGCGCCGGCGCAGGTGAAGAACAGGGCGTTCAGGATCAGATCGATGTTTACTTTTCTACATTTGCCAAATCGATGGCATCTATCGGGGCCTTTATTGCCGGCGACCGTCAGATCATCGACTACATCCGCTATAACATCAGAAGCCAGATCTTCGCCAAAAGTTTACCAATGCCCCTGGTGGTGGGTAACCTCAAGCGGCTGGATTTATTACGCACCCAACCGGCACTGAAGGAAAAACTGTGGGACAACGCGTTGAAATTGCAAAAGGGCTTAAAGGAACGCGGCTTCGACATCGGAACCACTGATTCTGTGGTAACACCTGTTTACATGAAAGGAGGCGTTGAAGAAGCTACCGCGATGGTTATGGACCTTCGGGAGCATCATAAGATCTTTTGTTCAATTGTAGTATATCCTGTTATTCCAAAAGGACATATCATTTACCGGCTGATCCCGACTGCTACGCATACAGATGCAGATATCGAAGCTACTTTAAATGCATTCTCAGACGTAAAAGCAAAACTGGACGCGGGGGCTTATAAAACCAATGCGATCCCGGATATGGCGGAACATTAA
- the rbsK gene encoding ribokinase has translation MRVPKIAVVGSTNMDMVVNAERIPVPGETILASNFFMNPGGKGANQAVAVARMGGDALFVSKVGNDVFGRQSSQLFNEEGIDTRFMLSDEVLPSGVALITVDQKGENSIVVSQGANNSLLPADFTSEVLNELEQCNMLLMQFEIPMETILFIAKYAASRNIKVVVNPAPVQDIPAELLQYVHIITPNETEAGLLTGTKVRSLASAQQAAKMIMEKGVPIVIITLGAQGALVCENGRMSVVPAAPVTAIDTTAAGDVFNGALVVALSNGMPIPEATKFACRAAALSVTKEGAQSSIPYYNEVIAGFIKQG, from the coding sequence ATGCGTGTTCCAAAAATTGCTGTAGTGGGCAGTACCAATATGGATATGGTGGTAAATGCTGAACGGATTCCCGTGCCGGGGGAAACGATCCTGGCATCCAATTTTTTCATGAACCCTGGAGGCAAAGGGGCTAACCAGGCAGTGGCAGTGGCCCGCATGGGCGGCGATGCGCTGTTTGTTTCAAAAGTGGGCAATGATGTATTCGGACGGCAATCTTCCCAATTGTTCAATGAGGAAGGCATCGACACCCGTTTTATGCTGTCTGATGAAGTGCTCCCATCCGGCGTGGCGCTGATCACTGTGGATCAAAAAGGTGAAAACAGCATCGTGGTAAGCCAGGGGGCCAACAATTCGTTGCTTCCGGCGGATTTCACGAGCGAGGTATTAAACGAACTCGAACAATGCAATATGCTGTTAATGCAGTTCGAGATCCCGATGGAAACCATTCTTTTCATTGCCAAATACGCGGCATCCCGGAATATAAAAGTGGTGGTAAACCCCGCTCCTGTACAGGATATCCCTGCCGAATTATTACAGTATGTACACATTATAACACCTAATGAAACCGAGGCCGGGCTGCTTACCGGAACCAAAGTCAGGAGTCTTGCCAGTGCGCAGCAAGCGGCTAAAATGATCATGGAAAAGGGTGTTCCAATCGTGATCATTACCTTGGGTGCCCAGGGCGCTTTGGTATGCGAGAACGGACGCATGTCGGTAGTGCCCGCAGCACCCGTAACAGCAATAGACACAACCGCTGCCGGTGATGTGTTTAACGGCGCATTGGTAGTAGCGCTTTCAAACGGGATGCCGATCCCGGAAGCTACAAAATTTGCGTGCAGGGCAGCAGCGCTTTCCGTAACCAAAGAGGGCGCGCAATCTTCTATCCCCTACTACAACGAAGTAATTGCTGGTTTTATTAAACAGGGATAG